From Schistocerca cancellata isolate TAMUIC-IGC-003103 chromosome 6, iqSchCanc2.1, whole genome shotgun sequence, a single genomic window includes:
- the LOC126191554 gene encoding uncharacterized protein LOC126191554 isoform X2, translating into MFLIGSALFIVTELLLLQVSVIQCLSLCQEEGWSCEVEGKSVNLLYRCNEDIGWNAVFEESVLTVPDGTHSITIMDCYDVMIPLSFSFHSDLNQRLPKLSINNVASLLLTAAPDTLSIPQNIILNNIHWLDCIKRNTFSGDWQSIAFSNVTIDRIDMYAFAELNVAVHIEWDNVNVNLLDTNAIANVFIEEGSFKIKNSVIETMEIMSFGIKASKIPSRRITFRNVE; encoded by the exons ATGTTTCTCATAGGCTCTGCACTATTTATTGTTACTGAATTGCTATTATTGCAAGTAAGTGTGATCCAGTGTCTTAGTCTATGCCAGGAGGAAGGTTGGTCATGTGAAGTAGAAGGTAAATCCGTGAACTTACTGTACCGTTGTAATGAAGACATTGGGTGG AATGCTGTCTTTGAGGAGAGTGTACTGACAGTACCTGATGGAACACACAGCAtaacaattatggactgctatgatGTTATGATTCCACTGTCATTCAGTTTCCATAGTGATTTGAATCAGAGGCTGCCAAAGCTCAGTATAAATAATGTTGCTAGTCTGCTCTTGACAGCAGCTCCTGATACATTATCCATTCCACAAAATATTATTCTGAACAACATTCATTGGTTGGACTGTATAAAAAGGAACACTTTCTCAGGAGACTGGCAGTCTATAGCATTTTCCAATGTAACCATTGACAGAATTGACATGTATGCATTTGCAGAACTTAATGTTGCTGTGCACATTGAATGGGACAATGTGAATGTAAACCTTTTAGATACAAACGCCATTGCCAATGTTTTTATTGAagaaggaagtttcaaaatcaaaaATTCTGTCATTGAAACTATGGAAATAATGTCATTTGGAATAAAAGCTTCAAAG atcccatcaagaaggataaccttcaggaatgtggaatga